A genomic segment from Acyrthosiphon pisum isolate AL4f chromosome A3, pea_aphid_22Mar2018_4r6ur, whole genome shotgun sequence encodes:
- the LOC100570445 gene encoding transmembrane protein 131 isoform X1, whose protein sequence is MISVLLLTPCVRIVLTVLAVCISIAVQLPLSSGQTPSVSYHHDSVYIQPQNAPYGSYVVEDISQHSNKEQVSHDRSNPPQNEAKDPDMILININTGPHPPGLDELQPDTAIGPDEMYYFAPKNPQNNKSSIVGQRLDVTIFEDFLNTAPEKHRNRLDFYKVPYLNNLVLPLRATFSAAISIFNPYSEVLQVVKVFGGGPGFHLSLPSGQMEDQRSVWDIMPYQTKPLIRFTFAERSKKNHSTKIGLFLSNHEYINVPINIVMVSKPGLYSSEHIIDFGVASRNGLVTSKVLNLCNSAKSSIIVQNVTSDSHFVTVDFPHEVEVPPQSCTAGQVAHISYHWDYVGYSYGETHYGQLTVKSNKGNELNIPYHGRTLEGDLVYEEQSLHFVMSKAIRSTSIIKTFSLLNNFSSTPVAISQIGIPKNATQYFKIRDFNPVVLKPGQNKTLFRVGYVNPNNSKMDIISYLEFKTNASDFTIPLMVYDGQLSQILPATNIITLPPIRISSPRHTYIVVANENPVAIMVKDWGTTYTPHVSLNLVEIGKFNSSMRRNSADSWSRPMIRDDQIPAPVALPVKHYAIFQLLVSTPNPDQNLTVKIWIQTQHQHYSIPLKVSVFDKNLQVIAEPLAFENCHPGAVCTAEVNVMSWLDRTLALTSVTSEFVSENVRFVPTRPSLIQPQMVSLVGHIEWIPAHHKNSSGWIGLFSKAERAMWLSSFHLTNSSETSYMDFSWFYRRMGKYYAEEDNRTLRHQFTLETGGAETCQFSVHLHLKWPKFIQEPGENRQQTTFELPTMEVKGKPYYQKILVKNTFHTQNITLHLAMYPHPYWCNITEFIDLFEHEVNSLLISRDDWELVLNNSSPYRRKVLNVKNSVYVPHKKTMIFVLPPQKELEVLVRFQPKKPGVSTSILFIRNDVSILESILLKGMGAYPVLSFGSKRKLPPLIFDLESSPMIDLMCSKNKTLLPSETRIFLIKNPGKHTVRITSMTINSVLCSGYGFRILDCRKFSLLPNQSREVSVEFTADFTLRSVIRQLEINTEETIGSETTSRIFIYQLWGIVPPEWELCQEKYTWQEFRRGDSWIRPEWESSIGQIMLLAAGILMVVAWIVSIAAVHTIDKDFLSKNLGPPCVGAHGKRSFQSVLVQSGNAKKSEFKNSKHKEGNEEKRNEVIPDPTSLGISQSENSYVKPSDSTPIWSFMLRNTEPEPEQKFEKDRSRSHLLDNHPKEKTKRRYLSQTVISETDSSQKYNVSSWQIARNRSPGLVIDSQLNKNSKAEEGKFEMENRRRAEKLLKKQYGLKPVDSWRKHKKALNAAKYYEELPVTEKISPSPEPKVPVETKQDLKIVKTVKSNKKLSTISLPVIKSINSPESPITVLNSPSLEVVKKPIASVAPYQIVLPKQPIVTILQPERIIEKFNVSKSKPIQASQNKIEKEPATMRSAISKKSIIDDDGLLAEYKCMKKKNKMDRKASLPPPTPPVASPVSPLIAPPVVVKPKVQSAERLNMPDMAKPKVQTVERFIPSEVTKPKVQTVERFNGTEVVKPNIQPMERFNLSEVMKPKVQSSEKFSLPEVIKPKVQTVETCNSLEVIKSKGQNVDSVNSSEVIKPKIQSADRCTSPEFTLLKVQTVETFNSPETIKSKVQTIEKCTSSELIKPKVHTLERCNSPEVMKHNANDDNVVPVMTEKEKKEFVPLYNKPQTDQQLDAKKKITVLKRGSDEKHVDLSPTITNKHVFILGPVGSGRDRKNEEKVTKSDSDLVLLETLKKESESNLAIIDTTAATSTSNFDSPTDIIPFSSNDPGYNLWTSYIWGPVYGQSTNNSSLQK, encoded by the exons ATGAtctccgtattattattaacgccCTGTGTTCGCATCGTCCTCACCGTTTTAGCAGTATGCATAAGTATCGCGGTCCAACTGCCTCTGTCGTCGGGTCAGACACCTTCGGTTTCGTATCACCATGATTCTG ttTATATTCAACCTCAAAATGCTCCATACGGATCTTATGTTGTTGAAGATATTTCTCAGCATTCAAATAAA GAACAAGTATCTCATGATCGATCAAATCCTCCAca aaatgagGCTAAAGATCCCGATATGATACTCATAAACATCAATACAGGTCCTCATCCACCTGGACTCGATGAACTTCAACCAGATACAGCTATtgg CCCAGATGAAATGTATTACTTTGCTCCTAAAAATCCACAGAATAATAAAAGTTCAATTGTGGGTCAGCGCTTAGATGTAACAATTTTTGAAGATTTCCTTAATACTGCACCG gaaaaacaTAGAAATCGTTTAGACTTTTACAAGGTtccttatttaaataatctcgTGTTACCACTGAGAGCAACATTTTCAGCAGCGATCTCAATATTTAATCCATACTCAGAAGTTTTACAA GTTGTAAAAGTATTTGGTGGCGGACCTGGATTTCATTTAAGTCTACCATCTGGCCAAATGGAAGATCAAAGAAGTGTTTGGGATATTATGCCATACCAAACAAAACCATTAATTAGATTCACATTTGCAGAACGGTCTAAGAAAAATCACTCCACAAAAATTGG GCTGTTTTTGAGTAATCACGAATACATAAACGTACCTATAAACATTGTAATGGTATCAAAACCAGGTCTTTATAGTTCTGAACACATCATCGATTTTGGTGTTGCCAGTAGAAATGGTTTAGTTACATCAAAAGTACTAAACTTGTGTAACTCAGCAAAATCTAGCATTATAGTTCAG aaTGTAACATCTGATTCTCACTTTGTGACTGTGGATTTTCCTCACGAAGTAGAAGTACCTCCACAGTCATGTACAGCAGGCCAAGTTGCTCATATTAGTTATCACT gggaTTATGTTGGTTATTCATATGGTGAAACTCATTATGGACAGTTAACAGTAAAGAGTAACAAAGGCAATGAGTTAAATATACCATACCATGGAAGAACACTGGAAGGTGATTTGGTGTATGAAGAACAATCATTGCATTTTGTGATGTCAAAAGCAATTCGTTCAACGAGCATTATCAAAACTTTTTCATTGCTGAATAATTTTTCATCCACTCCAGTTGCTATTTCTCAAATAGGGATTCCAAAAAATGCCACACAGTATTTTAAG ataaGAGATTTTAACCCTGTAGTTTTAAAACCGggtcaaaataaaacattatttcgtGTTGGATATGTAAACCCAAATAATTCCAAAatggatattatatcatacttagaatttaaaacaaatgctTCAGATTTTACAATTCCATTAATGGTGTATGATGGACAACTCTCACAG ATTTTACCAGCTACCAATATCATCACATTGCCACCAATAAGAATTAGTTCACCCCGTCATACTTACATTGTAGTTGCTAACGAAAATCCTGTTGCTATAATGGTTAAAGATTGGGGTACAACATACACTCCACATGTCTCATTAAACTTGGTAGAAATAGGAAAATTTAACTCTTCGATGCGTCGCAATAGTGCAGACAGCTGGTCTCGACCAATGATACGTGATGATCAAATACCAGct cCTGTGGCTTTACCAGTTAAACACTATGCTATATTCCAATTGTTGGTGTCTACGCCAAATCCTGATCAAAATTTAACTGTTAAAATATGGATTCAAACTCAACATCAGCATTACAGTATACCATTGAAAGTATCTGTGTTTGATAAGAATTTACAAGTAATAGCTGAACCATTAGCATTTGAAAACTGTCATCCA ggcGCTGTTTGCACTGCTGAAGTAAATGTTATGTCTTGGTTGGACAGAACATTAGCACTAACTTCTGTGACAAGTGAATTTGTTAGTGAAAATGTTCGATTTGTTCCCACGAGACCATCTCTTATTCAACCTCAAATGGTGTCGTTAGTTGGACATATAGAATGGATTCCTGCCCACCATAAAAACTCTTCGGGTTGGATAGGGTTATTCAGTAAAGCAG AAAGAGCAATGTGGTTGTCAAGTTTTCATTTAACAAATTCTTCGGAGACAAGTTATATGGATTTTTCTTGGTTTTATCGTCGAATGGGGAAATATTATGCCGAGGAAGACAATCGAACACTCAGACATCAGTTTACATTAGAGACTg GTGGTGCTGAAACATGTCAGTTCAGCGTGCATCTTCATTTAAAATGGCCAAAGTTCATACAAGAACCTGGTGAAAATCGACAGCAAACTACATTCGAATTGCCAACTATGGAGGTGAAAGGAAAGccttattatcaaaaaatcttggtgaaaaatacatttcatacacaaaatataacgcTGCATTTGGCCATGTATCCCCATCCATACTGGTGTAATATCACAGAATTCATAGATCTATTTGAACATGA gGTTAATTCTTTGTTAATATCAAGAGATGATTGGGAATTGGTATTGAATAATTCTAGTCCTTATCGAAGGAAAGTGTTAAATGTCAAGAACTCTGTCTATGTTCCACATAAGAAAACCATGATATTCGTTTTGCCACCTCAAAAGGAACTTGAAGTGTTAGTTAGATTTCAGCCAAAAAAACCTGGTGTTAGTACATCTATACTCTTCATCAG aaATGACGTATCTATTCTAGAAAGTATATTACTAAAAGGAATGGGAGCCTATCCTGTATTATCATTTGGTTCTAAAAGAAAATTACCtccattaatttttgatttggaaTCTAGTCCTATGATCGATCTTATGTGTAGTAAAA ataaaactttattgccATCGGAGaccagaatatttttaataaagaatcCTGGCAAACATACAGTTAGGATTACATCTATGACTATAAACAGTGTACTTTGCAGTGGCTATGGctttagaattttagattgCAGAAAATTTTCTCTTTTACCTAATCAATCCAGAGAA gtatcaGTTGAGTTTACTGCTGATTTCACATTAAGATCGGTTATTCGTCAGTTGGAAATAAATACTGAAGAAACAATTGGATCAGAAACTACCAGTCGTATTTTCATCTATCAGTTGTGGGGTATTGTACCTCCGGAATGGGAATTATGCCAAGAAAAATATACGTGGCAAGAGTTCCGTCGAGGTGATAGTTGGATTCGACCTGAGTGGGAGTCTTCCATTGGTCAAATTATGCTTTTGGCTGCCGGAATACTCATGGTAGTTGCTTGGATTGTGTCAATTGCTGCTGTACATACGATTGACAaggattttttatcaaaaaatcttGGTCCTCCGTGTGTTGGAGCTCATGGAAAGCGATCATTTCAGTCAGTTCTAGTTCAATCAGGAAATGCTAAGAAAAGCGAATTCAA AAATTCCAAGCACAAAGAAGGCAATGAGGAAAAGCGTAATGAGGTAATACCCGATCCAACATCTTTGGGTATATCACAGAGTGAAAACAGTTATGTCAAGCCTTCAGACTCTACACCCATTTGGAGCTTTATGTTACGCAATACAGAACCAGAACCAGAACAA aaatttgaaaaaGATCGTAGTAGATCTCATTTACTTGATAATCATCCTAAAGAAAAAACGAAGAGACGTTATTTAAGCCAAACAGTGATATCAGAAACTGATTCTAGTCAAAAGTACAATGTGTCTTCGTGGCAAATTGCAAGAAATAG atcTCCTGGGCTTGTAATAGATTCTCAATTGAACAAGAATTCTAAAGCTGAAGAGGGAAAGTTTGAAATGGAAAATCGTAGACGtgcagaaaaattattaaaaaaacagtatGGATTAAAACCAGTTGACAGTTGGAGAAAGCACAAGAAAGCCCTTAACGCAGCTAAATATTATGAGGAACTTCCAGTGACAGAGAAAATTAGTCCAAGCCCAGAACCAAAAGTCCCAGTAGAAACCAAACAAGATCTTAAAATCGTAAAAACTGTGAAAAGCAATAAAAAACTTTCTACTATAAGTCTTCCAGTAATAAAGTCGATTAATAGTCCAGAATCTCCAATAACAGTGCTGAATTCCCCATCACTTGAAGTCGTTAAGAAGCCTATTGCTTCTGTTGCACCATACCAAATTGTTCTTCCTAAACAGCCTATTGTGACAATCTTACAGCCGGAACGGATTATCGAAAAGTTTAATGTTTCAAAATCAAAACCAATACAAGCCTCAcagaataaaattgaaaaagaacCAGCAACAATGCGTTCAGCCATATCAAAGAAATCAATTATTGATGATGACGGACTATTGGCAGAATATAAGTGTATGAAGAAGAAAAATAAGATGGATAGAAAAGCTTCATTACCTCCTCCTACACCACCAGTAGCATCGCCAGTTTCACCATTAATAGCACCACCTGTAGTTGTTAAACCAAAGGTTCAAAGTGCGGAAAGATTAAATATGCCAGATATGGCGAAACCAAAAGTTCAAACGGTGGAAAGATTTATTCCATCAGAAGTTACAAAACCAAAAGTTCAAACTGTAGAAAGATTTAATGGCACAGAAGTAGTAAAACCAAATATTCAGCCTATGGAAAGATTCAATTTGTCAGAAGTTATGAAACCAAAGGTACAATCTTCGGAAAAATTCAGTTTGCCGGAAGTTATAAAACCAAAAGTTCAAACTGTAGAAACTTGCAATTCATTAGAAGTAATCAAATCAAAGGGTCAAAATGTTGATAGCGTTAATTCATCAGAAGTGATAAAACCTAAAATTCAATCTGCGGACAGGTGCACTTCGCCAGAATTCACACTATTAAAGGTACAAACTGTAGAAACATTCAATTCACCGgaaacaataaaatcaaaagtTCAGACCATAGAAAAATGTACATCTTCAGAATTGATAAAACCAAAGGTTCACACATTGGAAAGATGTAATTCTCCGGAAGTGATGAAACATAATGCTAATGATGACAATGTTGTTCCCGTCATgacagaaaaagaaaaaaaagaatttgtaCCACTTTATAATAAGCCCCAGACAGATCAACAGCTAGACGCCAAGAAGAAGATTACTGTATTGAAAAGAGGCTCTGATGAAAAACATGTTGATCTTTCAccaacaataactaataagcatg tttttattttaggacCCGTAGGTTCAGGAAGAGATCGTAAAAATGAGGAAAAAGTAACGAAGTCTGATTCAGATTTAGTTTTACTCGAAACTCTAAAAAAAGAGTCag aatcaaaTCTTGCAATTATTGATACTACGGCAGCTACAAGTACCTCAAACTTTGACAGTCCGACTGACATCATACCTTTTTCAAGCAATGACCCTGGATACAATTTATGGACATCGTATATTTGGGGGCCGGTTTATGGGCAATCCACAAATAATTCTAGTCTACAGAAATAA
- the LOC100570445 gene encoding transmembrane protein 131 isoform X2, which produces MEDQRSVWDIMPYQTKPLIRFTFAERSKKNHSTKIGLFLSNHEYINVPINIVMVSKPGLYSSEHIIDFGVASRNGLVTSKVLNLCNSAKSSIIVQNVTSDSHFVTVDFPHEVEVPPQSCTAGQVAHISYHWDYVGYSYGETHYGQLTVKSNKGNELNIPYHGRTLEGDLVYEEQSLHFVMSKAIRSTSIIKTFSLLNNFSSTPVAISQIGIPKNATQYFKIRDFNPVVLKPGQNKTLFRVGYVNPNNSKMDIISYLEFKTNASDFTIPLMVYDGQLSQILPATNIITLPPIRISSPRHTYIVVANENPVAIMVKDWGTTYTPHVSLNLVEIGKFNSSMRRNSADSWSRPMIRDDQIPAPVALPVKHYAIFQLLVSTPNPDQNLTVKIWIQTQHQHYSIPLKVSVFDKNLQVIAEPLAFENCHPGAVCTAEVNVMSWLDRTLALTSVTSEFVSENVRFVPTRPSLIQPQMVSLVGHIEWIPAHHKNSSGWIGLFSKAERAMWLSSFHLTNSSETSYMDFSWFYRRMGKYYAEEDNRTLRHQFTLETGGAETCQFSVHLHLKWPKFIQEPGENRQQTTFELPTMEVKGKPYYQKILVKNTFHTQNITLHLAMYPHPYWCNITEFIDLFEHEVNSLLISRDDWELVLNNSSPYRRKVLNVKNSVYVPHKKTMIFVLPPQKELEVLVRFQPKKPGVSTSILFIRNDVSILESILLKGMGAYPVLSFGSKRKLPPLIFDLESSPMIDLMCSKNKTLLPSETRIFLIKNPGKHTVRITSMTINSVLCSGYGFRILDCRKFSLLPNQSREVSVEFTADFTLRSVIRQLEINTEETIGSETTSRIFIYQLWGIVPPEWELCQEKYTWQEFRRGDSWIRPEWESSIGQIMLLAAGILMVVAWIVSIAAVHTIDKDFLSKNLGPPCVGAHGKRSFQSVLVQSGNAKKSEFKNSKHKEGNEEKRNEVIPDPTSLGISQSENSYVKPSDSTPIWSFMLRNTEPEPEQKFEKDRSRSHLLDNHPKEKTKRRYLSQTVISETDSSQKYNVSSWQIARNRSPGLVIDSQLNKNSKAEEGKFEMENRRRAEKLLKKQYGLKPVDSWRKHKKALNAAKYYEELPVTEKISPSPEPKVPVETKQDLKIVKTVKSNKKLSTISLPVIKSINSPESPITVLNSPSLEVVKKPIASVAPYQIVLPKQPIVTILQPERIIEKFNVSKSKPIQASQNKIEKEPATMRSAISKKSIIDDDGLLAEYKCMKKKNKMDRKASLPPPTPPVASPVSPLIAPPVVVKPKVQSAERLNMPDMAKPKVQTVERFIPSEVTKPKVQTVERFNGTEVVKPNIQPMERFNLSEVMKPKVQSSEKFSLPEVIKPKVQTVETCNSLEVIKSKGQNVDSVNSSEVIKPKIQSADRCTSPEFTLLKVQTVETFNSPETIKSKVQTIEKCTSSELIKPKVHTLERCNSPEVMKHNANDDNVVPVMTEKEKKEFVPLYNKPQTDQQLDAKKKITVLKRGSDEKHVDLSPTITNKHVFILGPVGSGRDRKNEEKVTKSDSDLVLLETLKKESESNLAIIDTTAATSTSNFDSPTDIIPFSSNDPGYNLWTSYIWGPVYGQSTNNSSLQK; this is translated from the exons ATGGAAGATCAAAGAAGTGTTTGGGATATTATGCCATACCAAACAAAACCATTAATTAGATTCACATTTGCAGAACGGTCTAAGAAAAATCACTCCACAAAAATTGG GCTGTTTTTGAGTAATCACGAATACATAAACGTACCTATAAACATTGTAATGGTATCAAAACCAGGTCTTTATAGTTCTGAACACATCATCGATTTTGGTGTTGCCAGTAGAAATGGTTTAGTTACATCAAAAGTACTAAACTTGTGTAACTCAGCAAAATCTAGCATTATAGTTCAG aaTGTAACATCTGATTCTCACTTTGTGACTGTGGATTTTCCTCACGAAGTAGAAGTACCTCCACAGTCATGTACAGCAGGCCAAGTTGCTCATATTAGTTATCACT gggaTTATGTTGGTTATTCATATGGTGAAACTCATTATGGACAGTTAACAGTAAAGAGTAACAAAGGCAATGAGTTAAATATACCATACCATGGAAGAACACTGGAAGGTGATTTGGTGTATGAAGAACAATCATTGCATTTTGTGATGTCAAAAGCAATTCGTTCAACGAGCATTATCAAAACTTTTTCATTGCTGAATAATTTTTCATCCACTCCAGTTGCTATTTCTCAAATAGGGATTCCAAAAAATGCCACACAGTATTTTAAG ataaGAGATTTTAACCCTGTAGTTTTAAAACCGggtcaaaataaaacattatttcgtGTTGGATATGTAAACCCAAATAATTCCAAAatggatattatatcatacttagaatttaaaacaaatgctTCAGATTTTACAATTCCATTAATGGTGTATGATGGACAACTCTCACAG ATTTTACCAGCTACCAATATCATCACATTGCCACCAATAAGAATTAGTTCACCCCGTCATACTTACATTGTAGTTGCTAACGAAAATCCTGTTGCTATAATGGTTAAAGATTGGGGTACAACATACACTCCACATGTCTCATTAAACTTGGTAGAAATAGGAAAATTTAACTCTTCGATGCGTCGCAATAGTGCAGACAGCTGGTCTCGACCAATGATACGTGATGATCAAATACCAGct cCTGTGGCTTTACCAGTTAAACACTATGCTATATTCCAATTGTTGGTGTCTACGCCAAATCCTGATCAAAATTTAACTGTTAAAATATGGATTCAAACTCAACATCAGCATTACAGTATACCATTGAAAGTATCTGTGTTTGATAAGAATTTACAAGTAATAGCTGAACCATTAGCATTTGAAAACTGTCATCCA ggcGCTGTTTGCACTGCTGAAGTAAATGTTATGTCTTGGTTGGACAGAACATTAGCACTAACTTCTGTGACAAGTGAATTTGTTAGTGAAAATGTTCGATTTGTTCCCACGAGACCATCTCTTATTCAACCTCAAATGGTGTCGTTAGTTGGACATATAGAATGGATTCCTGCCCACCATAAAAACTCTTCGGGTTGGATAGGGTTATTCAGTAAAGCAG AAAGAGCAATGTGGTTGTCAAGTTTTCATTTAACAAATTCTTCGGAGACAAGTTATATGGATTTTTCTTGGTTTTATCGTCGAATGGGGAAATATTATGCCGAGGAAGACAATCGAACACTCAGACATCAGTTTACATTAGAGACTg GTGGTGCTGAAACATGTCAGTTCAGCGTGCATCTTCATTTAAAATGGCCAAAGTTCATACAAGAACCTGGTGAAAATCGACAGCAAACTACATTCGAATTGCCAACTATGGAGGTGAAAGGAAAGccttattatcaaaaaatcttggtgaaaaatacatttcatacacaaaatataacgcTGCATTTGGCCATGTATCCCCATCCATACTGGTGTAATATCACAGAATTCATAGATCTATTTGAACATGA gGTTAATTCTTTGTTAATATCAAGAGATGATTGGGAATTGGTATTGAATAATTCTAGTCCTTATCGAAGGAAAGTGTTAAATGTCAAGAACTCTGTCTATGTTCCACATAAGAAAACCATGATATTCGTTTTGCCACCTCAAAAGGAACTTGAAGTGTTAGTTAGATTTCAGCCAAAAAAACCTGGTGTTAGTACATCTATACTCTTCATCAG aaATGACGTATCTATTCTAGAAAGTATATTACTAAAAGGAATGGGAGCCTATCCTGTATTATCATTTGGTTCTAAAAGAAAATTACCtccattaatttttgatttggaaTCTAGTCCTATGATCGATCTTATGTGTAGTAAAA ataaaactttattgccATCGGAGaccagaatatttttaataaagaatcCTGGCAAACATACAGTTAGGATTACATCTATGACTATAAACAGTGTACTTTGCAGTGGCTATGGctttagaattttagattgCAGAAAATTTTCTCTTTTACCTAATCAATCCAGAGAA gtatcaGTTGAGTTTACTGCTGATTTCACATTAAGATCGGTTATTCGTCAGTTGGAAATAAATACTGAAGAAACAATTGGATCAGAAACTACCAGTCGTATTTTCATCTATCAGTTGTGGGGTATTGTACCTCCGGAATGGGAATTATGCCAAGAAAAATATACGTGGCAAGAGTTCCGTCGAGGTGATAGTTGGATTCGACCTGAGTGGGAGTCTTCCATTGGTCAAATTATGCTTTTGGCTGCCGGAATACTCATGGTAGTTGCTTGGATTGTGTCAATTGCTGCTGTACATACGATTGACAaggattttttatcaaaaaatcttGGTCCTCCGTGTGTTGGAGCTCATGGAAAGCGATCATTTCAGTCAGTTCTAGTTCAATCAGGAAATGCTAAGAAAAGCGAATTCAA AAATTCCAAGCACAAAGAAGGCAATGAGGAAAAGCGTAATGAGGTAATACCCGATCCAACATCTTTGGGTATATCACAGAGTGAAAACAGTTATGTCAAGCCTTCAGACTCTACACCCATTTGGAGCTTTATGTTACGCAATACAGAACCAGAACCAGAACAA aaatttgaaaaaGATCGTAGTAGATCTCATTTACTTGATAATCATCCTAAAGAAAAAACGAAGAGACGTTATTTAAGCCAAACAGTGATATCAGAAACTGATTCTAGTCAAAAGTACAATGTGTCTTCGTGGCAAATTGCAAGAAATAG atcTCCTGGGCTTGTAATAGATTCTCAATTGAACAAGAATTCTAAAGCTGAAGAGGGAAAGTTTGAAATGGAAAATCGTAGACGtgcagaaaaattattaaaaaaacagtatGGATTAAAACCAGTTGACAGTTGGAGAAAGCACAAGAAAGCCCTTAACGCAGCTAAATATTATGAGGAACTTCCAGTGACAGAGAAAATTAGTCCAAGCCCAGAACCAAAAGTCCCAGTAGAAACCAAACAAGATCTTAAAATCGTAAAAACTGTGAAAAGCAATAAAAAACTTTCTACTATAAGTCTTCCAGTAATAAAGTCGATTAATAGTCCAGAATCTCCAATAACAGTGCTGAATTCCCCATCACTTGAAGTCGTTAAGAAGCCTATTGCTTCTGTTGCACCATACCAAATTGTTCTTCCTAAACAGCCTATTGTGACAATCTTACAGCCGGAACGGATTATCGAAAAGTTTAATGTTTCAAAATCAAAACCAATACAAGCCTCAcagaataaaattgaaaaagaacCAGCAACAATGCGTTCAGCCATATCAAAGAAATCAATTATTGATGATGACGGACTATTGGCAGAATATAAGTGTATGAAGAAGAAAAATAAGATGGATAGAAAAGCTTCATTACCTCCTCCTACACCACCAGTAGCATCGCCAGTTTCACCATTAATAGCACCACCTGTAGTTGTTAAACCAAAGGTTCAAAGTGCGGAAAGATTAAATATGCCAGATATGGCGAAACCAAAAGTTCAAACGGTGGAAAGATTTATTCCATCAGAAGTTACAAAACCAAAAGTTCAAACTGTAGAAAGATTTAATGGCACAGAAGTAGTAAAACCAAATATTCAGCCTATGGAAAGATTCAATTTGTCAGAAGTTATGAAACCAAAGGTACAATCTTCGGAAAAATTCAGTTTGCCGGAAGTTATAAAACCAAAAGTTCAAACTGTAGAAACTTGCAATTCATTAGAAGTAATCAAATCAAAGGGTCAAAATGTTGATAGCGTTAATTCATCAGAAGTGATAAAACCTAAAATTCAATCTGCGGACAGGTGCACTTCGCCAGAATTCACACTATTAAAGGTACAAACTGTAGAAACATTCAATTCACCGgaaacaataaaatcaaaagtTCAGACCATAGAAAAATGTACATCTTCAGAATTGATAAAACCAAAGGTTCACACATTGGAAAGATGTAATTCTCCGGAAGTGATGAAACATAATGCTAATGATGACAATGTTGTTCCCGTCATgacagaaaaagaaaaaaaagaatttgtaCCACTTTATAATAAGCCCCAGACAGATCAACAGCTAGACGCCAAGAAGAAGATTACTGTATTGAAAAGAGGCTCTGATGAAAAACATGTTGATCTTTCAccaacaataactaataagcatg tttttattttaggacCCGTAGGTTCAGGAAGAGATCGTAAAAATGAGGAAAAAGTAACGAAGTCTGATTCAGATTTAGTTTTACTCGAAACTCTAAAAAAAGAGTCag aatcaaaTCTTGCAATTATTGATACTACGGCAGCTACAAGTACCTCAAACTTTGACAGTCCGACTGACATCATACCTTTTTCAAGCAATGACCCTGGATACAATTTATGGACATCGTATATTTGGGGGCCGGTTTATGGGCAATCCACAAATAATTCTAGTCTACAGAAATAA